In one Lycium barbarum isolate Lr01 chromosome 7, ASM1917538v2, whole genome shotgun sequence genomic region, the following are encoded:
- the LOC132604420 gene encoding fruit-specific protein-like encodes MASKCQSHKLANLFGILLVAVLAVHTFWSSNTGAMAVRDLPFEFEVFEQILLPDLTIKSCGSVCNTDEDCKPLQVCSSCRWSLRGRLACIL; translated from the exons ATGGCTAGCAAGTGTCAATCTCACAAGCTAGCTAACCTTTTTGGCATTCTCCTAGTAGCAGTACTGGCTG TTCATACATTTTGGTCTTCAAACACGGGAGCAATGGCTGTGCGAGACCTACCATTTGAATTTGAAGTGTTTGAGCAGATTCTACTCCCAGATCTTACCATAAAAAGTTGTGGCTCTGTTTGTAATACTGATGAGGACTGCAAACCACTTCAAGTTTGTTCAAGTTGTCGCTGGAGTTTGAGGGGAAGATTGGCTTGCATCCTTTAG